From a region of the Dermatophagoides farinae isolate YC_2012a chromosome 3, ASM2471394v1, whole genome shotgun sequence genome:
- the LOC124494902 gene encoding uncharacterized protein LOC124494902 isoform X2 gives MQPSGNHWHRFVLFIITLSILINHIHCYPFLRSKRAFSYIANDTACTVDHVMYKDGDPIPTDDPCETCRCRPPGFICVLQHCEIKTGCRAIRHVGECCPSYQCGCEHNGQYYKDGERIHNAESPCYSCYCQGSSITCSLADCQFRFDCEPEYVLGECCPRYDHCPLEYGIVPSGLITERMPEFIHRTNISNVQISSPQPPVDSSTIEGSLILPNHVPAIVADNAEPAIVEPHSEVGTNITVSPSSQKTTIKSIISDSDPNNFRKLDSEIDTTTFVPKNEINSIETSTSISINDDKIVDSTVKIEDIEITTESNSHSLGRSFDDQELMINVTSNVDETPNDKEMVEDIMPTTIRADINLSKSEEIMITTTSTIADSLESNNSTITSTTESSNPIIMGRSEDDEVVTVSPTTNSEFVLNETDKVNNFMTTDLDSVISITTVKP, from the exons ATGCAACCTTCGGGCAACCATTGGCATcggtttgttttgtttatcattacattgtcaatattaatcaatcatattC ATTGTTATCCATTTCTACGTTCGAAAAGGGCATTTTCTTACATTGCAAATGATACTG CTTGTACCGTTGATCATGTAATGTATAAAGATGGCGATCCAATACCAACCGATGATCCATGTGAAACATGCCGATGTCGTCCGCCCGGTTTCATCTGTGTTCTTCAACATTGTGAAATCAAAACTGGATGTCGTGCCATACGTCATGTTGGTGAATGTTGTCCATCATATCAATGTG GATGTGAACATAATGGTCAATACTATAAAGATGGCGAACGAATACACAATGCTGAAAGCCCCTGCTATTCATGCTACTGTCAAGGAAGTTCAATCACCTGTTCATTAGCCGATTGTcaatttcgatttgattgtgAACCGGAATATGTACTAGGAGAATGTTGTCCGCGCTATGACCATTGTCCATTAG AATATGGTATCGTACCCAGTGGTTTAATAACCGAACGAATGCCTGAATTCATTCACAGAACAAACATTTCTAATGTTCAAATTTCATCACCACAACCACCTGTTGATTCGAGTACCATTGAAGGGTCATTAATTCTGCCAAATCATGTACCTGCTATTGTCGCCGATAATGCTGAACCCGCTATAGTCGAACCACATTCTGAAGTTGGCACTAATATTACTGTTTCACCCTCATCACAAAAAACCACtattaaatcaataatttctgATTCGGATCCCAACAATTTTCGAAAATTGGACAGCGAAATCGACACAACTACATTTGTCccgaaaaatgaaattaattcgatagaaacatcaacatcgattAGCATCAACGATGATAAGATTGTGGATTCCACTGTCAAAATCGAAGACATTGAAATCACAACAGAATCAAATAGCCATTCATTAGGACGATCTTTTGATGATCAGGAACTTATGATCAATGTTACATCAAATGTGGATGAAACTCCCAACGACAAAGAAATGGTTGAAGACATCATGCCTACAACGATAAGAGCAGAtataaatttatcaaaatcagAAGAAATTATGATCACCACAACATCTACAATAGCTGACAGTTTGGAGAGTAATAATTCAACAATTACATCAACTACTGAAAGTAGcaatccaataataatgggtCGATCCGAAGATGATGAGGTGGTAACCGtttcaccaacaacaaattcgGAATTTGTCTTGAACGAAACGGACAAAGTCAATAACTTCATGACTACTGATTTGGATTCAGTAATCAGCATCACCACTGTAAAACCATAA
- the LOC124494902 gene encoding uncharacterized protein LOC124494902 isoform X1: MFIHFLWLFENIESKFKMQPSGNHWHRFVLFIITLSILINHIHCYPFLRSKRAFSYIANDTACTVDHVMYKDGDPIPTDDPCETCRCRPPGFICVLQHCEIKTGCRAIRHVGECCPSYQCGCEHNGQYYKDGERIHNAESPCYSCYCQGSSITCSLADCQFRFDCEPEYVLGECCPRYDHCPLEYGIVPSGLITERMPEFIHRTNISNVQISSPQPPVDSSTIEGSLILPNHVPAIVADNAEPAIVEPHSEVGTNITVSPSSQKTTIKSIISDSDPNNFRKLDSEIDTTTFVPKNEINSIETSTSISINDDKIVDSTVKIEDIEITTESNSHSLGRSFDDQELMINVTSNVDETPNDKEMVEDIMPTTIRADINLSKSEEIMITTTSTIADSLESNNSTITSTTESSNPIIMGRSEDDEVVTVSPTTNSEFVLNETDKVNNFMTTDLDSVISITTVKP, from the exons atgtTCATTCACTTTTTGTGGTTGTTTGAGAACATTGAg AGTAAGTTTAAGATGCAACCTTCGGGCAACCATTGGCATcggtttgttttgtttatcattacattgtcaatattaatcaatcatattC ATTGTTATCCATTTCTACGTTCGAAAAGGGCATTTTCTTACATTGCAAATGATACTG CTTGTACCGTTGATCATGTAATGTATAAAGATGGCGATCCAATACCAACCGATGATCCATGTGAAACATGCCGATGTCGTCCGCCCGGTTTCATCTGTGTTCTTCAACATTGTGAAATCAAAACTGGATGTCGTGCCATACGTCATGTTGGTGAATGTTGTCCATCATATCAATGTG GATGTGAACATAATGGTCAATACTATAAAGATGGCGAACGAATACACAATGCTGAAAGCCCCTGCTATTCATGCTACTGTCAAGGAAGTTCAATCACCTGTTCATTAGCCGATTGTcaatttcgatttgattgtgAACCGGAATATGTACTAGGAGAATGTTGTCCGCGCTATGACCATTGTCCATTAG AATATGGTATCGTACCCAGTGGTTTAATAACCGAACGAATGCCTGAATTCATTCACAGAACAAACATTTCTAATGTTCAAATTTCATCACCACAACCACCTGTTGATTCGAGTACCATTGAAGGGTCATTAATTCTGCCAAATCATGTACCTGCTATTGTCGCCGATAATGCTGAACCCGCTATAGTCGAACCACATTCTGAAGTTGGCACTAATATTACTGTTTCACCCTCATCACAAAAAACCACtattaaatcaataatttctgATTCGGATCCCAACAATTTTCGAAAATTGGACAGCGAAATCGACACAACTACATTTGTCccgaaaaatgaaattaattcgatagaaacatcaacatcgattAGCATCAACGATGATAAGATTGTGGATTCCACTGTCAAAATCGAAGACATTGAAATCACAACAGAATCAAATAGCCATTCATTAGGACGATCTTTTGATGATCAGGAACTTATGATCAATGTTACATCAAATGTGGATGAAACTCCCAACGACAAAGAAATGGTTGAAGACATCATGCCTACAACGATAAGAGCAGAtataaatttatcaaaatcagAAGAAATTATGATCACCACAACATCTACAATAGCTGACAGTTTGGAGAGTAATAATTCAACAATTACATCAACTACTGAAAGTAGcaatccaataataatgggtCGATCCGAAGATGATGAGGTGGTAACCGtttcaccaacaacaaattcgGAATTTGTCTTGAACGAAACGGACAAAGTCAATAACTTCATGACTACTGATTTGGATTCAGTAATCAGCATCACCACTGTAAAACCATAA
- the Tsp gene encoding thrombospondin, giving the protein MYLLSKIIITFIWLMVVALYHYDCGPSYTYDPDLANELQSLLQTNPNDLNIFFRWAYTVQEKKTIDVLFELRCDLYKLRVLYHYPESRVILKKLPSSRTKSSLQRDSLYSNFSVQIYFYRRSDDCFEIGHFIIPIREIDRIGRPRGSIDIVRNRKFYIEFSDSNYGPRTANFRCSYQNSTLSTTTTTTTTTAAPTKTVTISSKSQSIAVIKAKSQNPLSNEYFDHINSILAEHTTILTEQRQRIIMLEEQLSKCCQTTCDNICVSISHCHGHHHHQSSYANCTYIEWPQPPPKQTCAHKPCFQGVHCYDDPTNGFRCGPCPSGFNGDGIRCEDIDECSYYNPCDPMTSCMNTAPGFYCKDCPRGFRSPLIRGIGLEQAQQLRQICQDIDECQDGRNGGCVSNSYCINTAGSYTCGDCVDGYQGNQTVGCHAKSIGTVICPDGCICHQDAYCVKRKGMIRYECQCKIGWAGDGRLCNLDSDLDGWPDIDLGCSDIRCRADNCPHIPNSGQEDIDHDGLGDACDPDADNDGIMNFNDNCPLVYNKDQRDRDYRNKSTADKYGDACDNCPTVPNPNQMDSDNDGIGDACDDDADNDGIPNTIDNCPYVANTDQNDRDRDRIGDLCDNCPTVYNPDQLDADKDFVGDACDNNNDKDSDGIQDNRDNCPEIANADQLDSDDDGLGDVCDFDKDNDGVFDHQDNCPLVYNPDQRDTNHTSVGDACRGDFDGDGVPDILDVCPDNRKIYSTDFRSYQMIALDPKGTSQDDPEWIIFNKGAEILQTKNSDPGLAVGFHAFGGVDFEGTLYIDEVEDNDYVGFVFSYQDNSHFYVMMWKKAEQLYWESKPMRAFAEPGIQLKLVHSPLGPGEYLRNALWNTDSTPGHVKLLWKDPRNIGWRERTPYRWLLLHRPKIGLIRLRVFEKERLVADSGNIFDVSLKGGRLGVFVFSQKAVIWSNLVYRCNEAIPELIYDRLSTEYQRQVEIDTSRTSIMIQEDIIGNHL; this is encoded by the exons attTAGCAAACGAATTACAAAGTTTATTGCAAACGAATCCGAATgatttaaacattttttttcgttgggCATACACCgttcaagagaaaaaaacaatcgatgtCTTGTTTGAATTACGATGCGATCTATACAAACTACGCGTTCTCTACCATTATCCAGAATCTCGagttatattgaaaaaattacctAGTAGTAGAACGAAAAGTTCGTTACAACGAgattcattatattcaaatttttccgtacaaatttatttttatcggCGATCTGATG ATTGTTTTGAAATCGGTCATTTCATCATACCTATACGTGAAATCGATCGAATTGGACGACCTAGAGGTTCAATCGATATAGTTCgtaatcgaaaattttacaTTGAATTCAGCGATTCCAATTATGGACCTAGAACTGCCAATTTTCGTTGTTCATATCAAAATTCAACCTTATCTACGACTACGACTACAACTACGACAACTGCCGCGCCAACAAAAACTGTGACAATTTCCTCAAAGTCTCAATCAATAGCAGTGATCAAAGCAAAAAGTCAAAACCCATTGtccaatgaatattttgatcataTTAATTCGATTCTAGCTGAACATACAACAATTCTGACCGAACAACGCCAACGAATCATTATGTTGGAAGAACAATTATCCAAATGTTGTCAAACGACATGTGATAACATTTGCGTCTCTATTAGCCACTGccatggtcatcatcaccatcaatcatcatatgcaAATTGTACATACATCGAATGGCCACAGCCGCCACCAAAACAAACTTGTGCTCATAAACCATGCTTTCAAGGTGTTCATTGCTATGATGATCCTACCAATGGCTTTCGTTGTGGACCTTGCCCTTCCGGCTTCAATGGTGATGGAATACGATGTGAAGATATCGATGAATGTAGTTACTATAATCCTTGCGATCCGATGACATCATGCATGAATACGGCACCTGGATTCTATTGTAAAGACTGCCCTAGAGGATTTCGTAGCCCATTGATTCGCGGTATAGGTCTTGAACAAGCACAACAATTACGACAAATTTGTCAGGATATTGACGAATGTCAAGATGGCCGTAATGGTGGCTGTGTATCTAATTCTTATTGCATCAACACAGCTGGTTCATATACTTGTGGCGATTGTGTGGATGGATATCAAGGCAATCAAACTGTTGGTTGTCATGCAAAATCGATCGGAACTGTAATTTGTCCGGATGGTTGTATCTGCCATCAAGATGCCTATTGCGTTAAACGTAAAGGAATGATTAGATATGAATGTCAATGCAAAATCGGTTGGGCTGGAGATGGAAGACTATGCAACCTGGATAGCGATCTTGATGGCTGGCCTGATATCGATCTTGGTTGTTCCGATATAAGATGTCGAGCGGATAATTGTCCTCATATACCGAATAGCGGTCAAGAGGACATAGATCATGATGGCCTTGGTGATGCTTGTGATCCGGATGccgataatgatggtataatgaatttcaac gATAATTGTCCATTAGTTTATAATAAAGACCAACGAGATAGAGATTATCGTAATAAATCCACTGCTGATAAATACGGTGATGCATGTGACAACTGTCCAACGGTGCCGAATCCTAATCAAATGGATTCAGATAATGATGGCATTGGTGATgcttgtgatgatgatgctgataatgatggtatcCCAAATACAATAGATAATTGTCCATATGTTGCCAATACCGATCAGAATGATCGTGATCGTGATCGTATCGGTGATCTTTGCGATAATTGTCCAACTGTTTATAATCCTGATCAATTGGATGCTGATAAAGATTTTGTAGGCGATGCTTGcgacaataataacgataa AGATTCGGACGGTATTCAGGATAATCGAGATAATTGTCCAGAAATTGCCAATGCTGATCAATTGGattcggatgatgatggtcttGGTGATGTATGTGATTTCGATAAAGACAATGATGGTGTATTCGATCATCAGGATAATTGCCCATTAGTATATAATCCTGATCAACGAGATACAAATCATACAAGCGTTGGCGATGCTTGTCGTGGTGattttgatggtgatggcgtTCCAGACATATTGGATGTTTGTCCAGATAATCGTAAAATTTATTCTACAGATTTTCGATCCTATCAGATGATTGCATTGGATCCAAAAGGTACATCTCAAGATGATCCCGAATGGATCATATTCAACAAAGGTGCTGAAATATTACAGACAAAGAATAGTGATCCAGGATTGGCAGTCGGATTTCATGCATTCGGTGGTGTCGATTTTGAAGGCACCTTGTATATTGATGAAGTCgaagataatgattatgTAGGATTCGTATTCAGCTATCAAGATAATTCACATTTCTATGTAATGATGTGGAAAAAAGCCGAACAATTATATTGGGAATCTAAACCGATGCGAGCATTTGCTGAACCGGGTATTCAGTTGAAATTGGTTCATTCACCATTAGGACCAGGTGAATATCTGAGAAATGCTTTATGGAATACGGATTCAACACCCGGTCATGTGAAACTATTGTGGAAAGATCCAAGAAATATTGGTTGGCGTGAACGTACTCCATATCGATGGCTACTATTACATCGGCCAAAAATTGGCTTAATAAGACTGCGTGTTTTCGAAAAAGAACGCCTTGTTGCCGATTCTGGCAATATATTCGATGTTTCTTTGAAAGGTGGCAGATTgggtgtgtttgttttttcccaAAAAGCTGTCATATGGTCTAATCTAGTGTATCGATGTAATGAAGCTATCCCAGAATTAATTTACGATCGATTATCAACGGAATATCAGCGTCAAGTAGAAATCGATACAAGCCGTACGTCAATCATGATACAAGAAGATATTATTGGTAATCATCTTTAA